A stretch of Desulfotalea psychrophila LSv54 DNA encodes these proteins:
- a CDS encoding glutamine--tRNA ligase/YqeY domain fusion protein → MATNERIEEKGEEEHKKTLDFIRQIIAEDLRTGKHKQPVTRFPPEPNGFLHIGHAKSICLNFGIGQENNSPCHLRFDDTNPSKEESIYVDSIKKDVSWLGFDWGEDLFFSSNYFEQIYDYALQLIKMGKAYVCQLNAEQMREYRGTLTEPGKDSPYRDRAIAENLDLFERMARGEFDEGSHVLRAKIDMASPNINLRDPIIYRILKIEHHRTGDKWQIYPMYDFTHALSDAIEGITHSLCTLEFQDHRPLYDWVLDTLATPCHPRQIEFARLNLTYTVMSKRKLLQMVQKNYVSGWDDPRMLTISGLRRRGYTPASIRNFCAEIGLAKRESWIEMGVLENEIRNDLNPSAQRAMCVLDPIKLIIDNYPEEKEEEVVAKIHPQNPEMGTKTLPFSRELYIERNDFMENPPGKFRRLGPGKEVRLRYGYYIQYASHLKDETTGEITEIHCTYDPESRGGSSPDGRKVKGTIHWVSAKHALDCTVHLYDRLFNVENPDADKEVDFLEHLNKDSKLVLRHAKAEPALATLPVGESVQFERQGYFCVDSVDSTEENIVFNRVVTLRDSWAKINK, encoded by the coding sequence ATGGCTACAAATGAGCGTATAGAAGAAAAGGGCGAAGAGGAACACAAAAAGACTCTCGACTTTATCAGACAGATCATTGCAGAAGACCTGCGCACAGGAAAACATAAACAGCCGGTGACCCGTTTTCCGCCTGAGCCCAATGGATTTCTCCATATCGGTCATGCAAAATCAATCTGCCTCAATTTTGGCATTGGCCAGGAGAATAACAGCCCCTGCCATCTTCGTTTTGACGATACCAACCCAAGCAAGGAGGAGAGCATCTACGTTGACTCCATCAAAAAGGATGTCTCCTGGCTCGGTTTTGATTGGGGCGAAGACCTGTTCTTTTCCTCCAACTACTTTGAGCAGATATACGATTATGCCCTGCAGCTGATCAAAATGGGTAAGGCCTATGTCTGCCAGCTCAATGCTGAGCAGATGAGAGAATACCGAGGCACCCTGACCGAGCCGGGTAAGGATAGCCCCTACCGCGATCGCGCCATTGCAGAGAACCTCGACCTTTTCGAGCGCATGGCCAGGGGAGAGTTTGACGAGGGCAGTCACGTGCTCCGCGCCAAGATTGATATGGCCTCACCCAATATCAACCTGCGGGATCCCATTATTTACCGCATCCTCAAGATAGAGCACCACCGTACCGGCGATAAGTGGCAGATCTATCCCATGTACGATTTTACCCACGCCCTCTCCGATGCCATCGAGGGAATAACCCACTCCCTCTGTACTCTGGAGTTCCAGGACCATCGCCCTCTCTACGACTGGGTACTGGATACCCTGGCGACCCCCTGCCACCCCCGGCAGATAGAATTTGCCCGCCTCAACCTTACCTATACGGTAATGAGTAAGCGAAAACTCCTGCAGATGGTTCAGAAAAACTATGTAAGTGGCTGGGATGATCCCCGCATGCTGACCATCTCCGGTCTGCGTCGTCGAGGCTATACCCCTGCATCCATCCGTAACTTCTGTGCAGAAATTGGTCTTGCCAAGAGAGAGAGCTGGATCGAGATGGGCGTATTGGAGAACGAGATACGAAACGACCTCAACCCCAGCGCCCAACGGGCCATGTGTGTCCTTGATCCAATAAAACTAATCATTGACAACTATCCTGAAGAGAAGGAAGAGGAGGTGGTTGCCAAAATCCACCCACAAAATCCAGAGATGGGTACCAAGACCCTGCCCTTCTCCCGAGAACTCTATATCGAACGTAATGATTTTATGGAGAACCCTCCAGGAAAATTCCGCCGTCTCGGACCAGGCAAAGAGGTTCGCCTGCGCTACGGCTATTATATACAGTACGCATCCCACCTAAAGGACGAGACAACAGGGGAAATCACAGAGATCCACTGTACCTACGACCCTGAAAGCCGAGGTGGTTCTTCACCCGATGGCCGTAAGGTAAAGGGCACCATCCACTGGGTTTCTGCCAAGCATGCTCTTGACTGTACCGTTCACCTCTACGATCGTCTCTTTAACGTGGAGAATCCCGATGCGGACAAGGAAGTTGACTTCCTTGAGCACCTTAACAAAGACTCCAAGCTTGTCCTCCGACATGCCAAGGCGGAACCTGCCCTGGCGACACTCCCCGTTGGAGAGAGTGTCCAGTTTGAGCGACAGGGATATTTTTGCGTAGATTCTGTGGACTCCACAGAGGAGAATATTGTCTTCAACCGGGTTGTCACCCTGCGTGATTCCTGGGCCAAGATCAACAAATAG
- the cls gene encoding cardiolipin synthase, producing MQIQALHWTSPLISTVFFTADLILRIGLSLRVIMCKKNYGVSYAWLVVVLLVPFLGGLLYLCFGENRLSERRIKRILKAKKYYYKWLQQLAEGPQVDWSALNPEFAPIQLHTQNLVGIPAMAGNNISLLHSQDNILDSIIKDIEASQSTCHLQFYIWEAGGRIKEISEALIRARKRGVICRILLDAIGSRGFFSSASARRMEQAGIKIQASLPAGIYRAIFARMDIRNHRKIIVIDGKIAYTGSQNMVDAIFFKQESGVGHWVDIVARIRGPVVETLAATFASDWYLEAEQDTFQQIDDVQELRHIGDIYPQTAQGTSAVQLVPSGPGFTQDAIHSLLLTVIYSARKELIMTTPYFIPDESLLTALKAAALRGVRVILIIPQSNDSKLVKYASRAKYDDLTYAGVEIMLFNGGLLHSKTITVDGDLALFGSVNLDMRSFWLNFEVTLVIYCRETTQDIRRAQMAYLRQSAPLDLRHFHRRHFFEKLKENCALLVSPTTITHPNNCSAQQL from the coding sequence ATGCAAATACAAGCGCTGCACTGGACCTCCCCACTGATCTCAACAGTTTTTTTCACCGCAGATCTCATCCTGCGCATTGGTCTCTCCCTACGGGTAATCATGTGTAAAAAAAACTATGGGGTTTCATACGCATGGTTGGTCGTTGTCCTTCTTGTCCCCTTTCTCGGCGGCCTGCTCTACCTCTGCTTCGGAGAAAATCGACTCTCCGAACGGCGAATCAAAAGAATACTCAAGGCAAAAAAATACTACTATAAGTGGTTGCAACAACTAGCCGAAGGCCCGCAGGTAGACTGGTCTGCGCTCAACCCTGAGTTTGCCCCCATCCAACTGCACACCCAAAACCTCGTTGGCATCCCCGCCATGGCTGGCAATAACATCAGCCTGCTCCACAGTCAGGACAATATACTGGACAGTATTATCAAAGACATAGAGGCATCACAGTCCACATGTCATCTCCAATTTTATATTTGGGAAGCTGGCGGCCGTATTAAAGAGATAAGCGAGGCCCTGATCAGAGCTAGGAAAAGAGGGGTCATCTGCCGAATACTACTGGACGCCATTGGCAGCAGAGGTTTTTTCAGCTCCGCCTCGGCCAGACGAATGGAGCAGGCAGGAATCAAAATTCAAGCATCCCTTCCCGCTGGCATATACAGGGCTATTTTTGCTCGAATGGATATCCGTAACCATCGAAAAATTATCGTCATTGATGGCAAAATCGCCTATACGGGAAGCCAAAATATGGTTGACGCAATCTTCTTCAAACAAGAGAGCGGCGTAGGTCACTGGGTTGACATAGTCGCACGTATTCGTGGCCCTGTGGTAGAGACCCTTGCCGCGACCTTTGCCAGCGACTGGTACCTGGAGGCAGAGCAGGATACATTTCAGCAGATAGACGACGTACAGGAGTTGCGCCATATTGGCGACATATACCCACAAACTGCCCAAGGAACAAGCGCCGTCCAACTGGTACCATCCGGTCCCGGTTTTACTCAGGATGCCATCCACAGCTTACTCCTCACCGTCATCTATTCCGCTCGCAAAGAGCTTATTATGACAACACCATACTTCATCCCCGATGAGTCTCTGCTCACTGCTCTAAAAGCTGCTGCCCTGCGTGGGGTCCGGGTTATTTTAATAATTCCCCAGAGCAATGATTCAAAACTCGTCAAATATGCCAGCCGGGCAAAGTACGATGACCTCACCTACGCCGGAGTGGAAATAATGCTCTTTAATGGCGGACTCCTCCACTCAAAGACCATCACCGTTGACGGTGATCTGGCCCTCTTTGGCTCGGTAAACCTTGATATGCGAAGTTTTTGGCTTAACTTCGAGGTAACACTGGTGATCTATTGCAGAGAGACAACCCAGGACATTCGACGGGCACAGATGGCATACCTACGACAATCAGCCCCTCTTGACCTCCGCCATTTTCACCGTCGTCACTTCTTTGAGAAACTCAAAGAAAACTGTGCACTACTGGTTTCACCCACTACTATAACGCACCCCAACAACTGTTCAGCGCAACAGTTATAG
- the ppk2 gene encoding polyphosphate kinase 2, protein MKKKSVKEAAKKIQLLEDTALKSLEQKNGKNKTSLWVKNSQIEYELELKKLQIELMKLQSSMQKSGQRVLAIFEGRDAAGKGGTIKRITAHLNPRYARVIALPKPNETEKTQWYFQRYTNHLPASSEFIIFDRSWYNRAMVEPVMGFCSDEQNKRFLKDAPLLEEMLVKDGIKLFKFYFSVSKSVQKERFDSRKEDPLKHYKISPVDKLAQKYWDQYSVRKFQMLTETNRTLAPWTIIRSDNKKIARLNCIKHILSSMDYEGKISKKDLQPDPKIIISGIDELRHMEKNLMQPKSLRG, encoded by the coding sequence ATGAAAAAAAAATCTGTAAAAGAAGCTGCCAAAAAGATCCAGCTTCTGGAAGACACCGCCCTCAAGAGCCTGGAACAAAAAAATGGTAAGAACAAAACCTCCCTATGGGTAAAGAACAGCCAAATTGAATACGAGCTGGAGCTGAAAAAACTGCAGATAGAGCTCATGAAGCTCCAATCATCCATGCAGAAAAGTGGTCAGAGGGTGCTGGCTATCTTTGAGGGCAGAGATGCAGCAGGCAAGGGTGGAACGATAAAGCGTATCACCGCTCACCTCAACCCACGCTATGCCCGGGTTATTGCCCTGCCAAAACCCAACGAGACCGAGAAAACCCAGTGGTATTTCCAGCGATATACAAACCATCTTCCCGCATCTTCAGAATTTATTATCTTTGACCGAAGTTGGTATAATAGGGCCATGGTTGAGCCGGTTATGGGCTTTTGCAGTGATGAACAAAACAAGCGCTTTTTAAAGGATGCACCCCTGTTGGAGGAAATGCTGGTTAAAGATGGAATCAAACTCTTTAAATTTTATTTTTCTGTCTCAAAATCAGTACAAAAAGAGCGCTTTGACTCCAGAAAAGAGGACCCCCTCAAACATTACAAGATCTCTCCGGTGGACAAGCTTGCCCAAAAATATTGGGATCAGTACTCTGTACGAAAATTTCAGATGCTCACCGAAACCAACAGAACCCTTGCTCCCTGGACAATTATTCGTTCGGACAATAAAAAAATCGCTCGACTCAACTGCATCAAACATATTCTCAGCTCCATGGATTATGAGGGCAAGATCAGCAAAAAAGACCTCCAACCCGATCCTAAAATCATTATCTCCGGCATCGATGAACTCCGCCATATGGAAAAAAATCTGATGCAGCCCAAAAGTCTACGCGGCTAG
- the gltX gene encoding glutamate--tRNA ligase, with protein MTETRLRFPPSPTGYLHIGGARTALYNWLYAKQHGGKLVLRIEDTDTERSTEESIKGIVDGLDWLGIDFDEGPYFQTDFASDHKSAAQKLLDSGQAYKCFCSKESLDEKREAALAAKKSLGYDGTCRNLTAEQIAEKEAAGAPYVLRFRVPECESVSYEDKIAGTIRVARSEIDDFVIVRSNGAPLYLLCNVVDDIRDRISHVIRGQDHMTNTIKQILLYEALDAPIPVFAHMPLTLDNKRAKISKRSHGEIVAVQFYRDHGFLPWALNNFLAMLGWSAGDDKEFYTKEELLKAFSLERINKSSSIFNYRKGDPKFFTDPKAISMNEHYIRNMDITELGKLVQKELEADGLWDTAYADEKADWYLATIDMIRARFHTLKDFATLGRAYFGEDYVVEEKPLKKNVLKFEGLKEWLPLLGERYASLDDFSAEETERVARELADELELKPGVIINGMRTAVTGQLAGPSMFDIVTTLGQERMVKRLREAGRLFA; from the coding sequence ATGACAGAGACACGACTACGATTTCCCCCCAGCCCCACAGGTTATCTCCACATCGGTGGTGCCAGAACTGCACTCTACAACTGGCTCTATGCCAAACAGCATGGTGGCAAACTCGTCCTTCGCATAGAGGACACCGACACCGAAAGGTCCACCGAGGAATCCATCAAGGGCATCGTAGACGGACTCGATTGGTTGGGAATTGACTTTGATGAGGGACCATATTTTCAAACCGACTTTGCAAGTGATCACAAGAGTGCTGCCCAGAAGCTTCTTGATTCAGGACAGGCATACAAGTGCTTTTGTAGCAAGGAATCACTGGACGAAAAACGCGAAGCAGCCCTCGCTGCCAAGAAGAGCCTGGGCTATGACGGCACCTGCCGCAACCTCACCGCCGAGCAGATTGCCGAGAAAGAGGCAGCTGGAGCCCCCTATGTACTCCGCTTTCGTGTACCTGAGTGTGAATCTGTCTCCTACGAAGACAAGATTGCCGGCACCATCCGCGTCGCCCGCTCCGAAATAGATGACTTTGTTATTGTCCGTTCCAACGGTGCCCCTCTTTATCTTCTCTGCAATGTAGTCGATGATATTCGCGATCGCATCTCCCATGTCATTCGTGGCCAGGATCACATGACCAATACCATCAAGCAGATTCTTCTCTATGAGGCCCTTGATGCGCCAATTCCTGTTTTCGCCCATATGCCCCTTACCCTGGACAACAAGAGGGCAAAAATTTCCAAGCGGAGTCATGGAGAAATTGTTGCCGTTCAATTCTATCGTGATCACGGTTTTCTCCCCTGGGCACTGAACAACTTCCTGGCCATGCTTGGCTGGTCTGCAGGTGATGACAAGGAATTTTACACCAAGGAAGAGCTCCTAAAGGCCTTTTCTCTTGAGCGCATCAACAAATCAAGCTCAATATTCAACTACCGCAAGGGTGATCCAAAGTTCTTCACCGACCCCAAGGCAATCTCCATGAACGAGCACTATATTCGCAACATGGATATTACCGAACTCGGTAAATTGGTGCAAAAAGAGCTGGAGGCAGATGGCCTGTGGGATACCGCCTACGCAGACGAAAAGGCAGATTGGTATCTGGCAACCATTGATATGATCCGCGCAAGATTCCACACCCTAAAGGATTTTGCCACCCTCGGCCGTGCCTACTTTGGCGAAGACTACGTGGTGGAAGAGAAGCCTCTTAAGAAAAATGTTCTTAAATTTGAAGGTCTTAAAGAGTGGTTACCTCTTCTCGGCGAGCGATATGCCTCCCTTGATGATTTCTCCGCAGAGGAGACCGAAAGAGTTGCCCGCGAACTCGCCGATGAGCTTGAATTAAAACCAGGTGTCATCATTAACGGTATGCGTACCGCGGTAACAGGCCAGCTTGCAGGTCCATCCATGTTTGATATTGTCACCACCCTGGGCCAGGAACGCATGGTCAAGAGACTCCGTGAAGCAGGAAGACTGTTTGCATAA
- the argJ gene encoding bifunctional glutamate N-acetyltransferase/amino-acid acetyltransferase ArgJ, translating to MEIKGFSFSAVEAGIRYQDRLDLGLIYSDHPVVAAGALTTSLVKAAPVLIDIDRLEDGCAQAILVNSGCANACTGEAGMEVAFVTGELLAKELEIKPENILLSSTGVIGEPLNVRAFRDNISPLVQGLAPDNFEKVAQAIMTTDTVQKVCYHSVEIDGVDVHFMGMAKGAGMIMPNMATMLSFVITDAQIGSAQLKEALTPAVKKTFNRITVDGDTSTNDMVLVMANGGAQNSSIKSGTQAAEDFQGALQYVLMDLALKIVADGEGASKMITIRVCGAREDAEAEQVARTVANSSLVKTAFFGEDANWGRILAAMGRAGVPFDPYQVDISFGDVTLVRDGLAVGRSAEDTATAILKEKEITVCIDLKSGKCCEEVYTCDFSIDYVKINADYRS from the coding sequence GTGGAAATTAAGGGTTTTTCTTTTTCAGCGGTAGAGGCGGGTATACGGTATCAGGATCGACTTGATTTAGGTTTGATCTATAGTGATCATCCGGTGGTAGCGGCGGGTGCCCTTACCACCAGTTTGGTTAAGGCGGCGCCTGTGCTGATTGATATAGATCGTCTTGAAGATGGTTGTGCTCAGGCGATTTTGGTAAATAGTGGTTGTGCTAATGCCTGTACGGGAGAAGCGGGGATGGAGGTGGCCTTTGTCACAGGTGAACTATTGGCTAAAGAGCTTGAGATTAAACCGGAAAATATTCTTCTCTCCTCTACAGGTGTTATTGGCGAACCCTTAAATGTTCGGGCCTTTCGGGACAATATTTCACCACTGGTACAGGGACTCGCCCCGGATAATTTTGAAAAGGTTGCGCAGGCGATTATGACCACCGATACGGTGCAGAAGGTCTGCTATCACTCCGTGGAAATTGATGGGGTGGACGTGCATTTTATGGGGATGGCCAAGGGCGCTGGCATGATTATGCCGAATATGGCCACCATGTTGAGTTTTGTTATAACAGATGCTCAGATTGGCTCTGCCCAATTAAAAGAGGCTCTCACCCCCGCTGTGAAGAAGACCTTTAATCGAATTACCGTCGATGGTGATACCAGTACCAATGATATGGTGTTGGTTATGGCCAATGGTGGTGCGCAAAACAGCTCCATTAAATCAGGTACGCAGGCTGCTGAAGATTTTCAAGGCGCCCTGCAGTATGTACTGATGGATCTTGCCCTGAAGATAGTGGCCGATGGTGAAGGCGCCAGTAAGATGATTACTATTCGGGTTTGTGGAGCAAGAGAAGACGCCGAAGCAGAGCAGGTAGCTCGCACCGTCGCCAATTCCAGCCTGGTAAAGACGGCATTCTTTGGTGAAGATGCCAACTGGGGCCGTATTCTGGCGGCAATGGGCCGAGCCGGGGTGCCCTTTGATCCATATCAGGTGGATATTTCCTTTGGCGATGTTACCCTTGTTCGTGATGGCCTGGCAGTGGGCAGGTCGGCCGAGGATACGGCAACGGCAATTTTGAAAGAAAAAGAGATTACTGTCTGTATTGATTTAAAAAGTGGAAAATGTTGTGAGGAAGTTTATACCTGTGATTTTTCGATAGATTATGTGAAAATTAATGCGGATTATCGTAGCTAA
- a CDS encoding trimeric intracellular cation channel family protein, whose product MELQQSFIYHSNMLAMMIFSFSGVLAIQTKKNDLIGVIILGTITAIGGGTLRDILLDRQVFWLYDTNYLLIPIIGSIIIFYMPPFFRRIENIIDYLDGIGLALFVSSVSSSLSQEGYSPSVVITMGIITGVFGGMIRDIIMNREPIILGRTFYITPAFLGAASCAILQPRIGSTWAIVISFLLISILRSLAIKYRWYLPNFLVQKD is encoded by the coding sequence ATGGAACTTCAACAAAGCTTTATTTACCACAGCAACATGCTCGCGATGATGATCTTTTCTTTTAGTGGCGTCCTCGCTATCCAGACAAAAAAAAATGACCTGATCGGTGTTATCATACTGGGGACGATCACCGCCATCGGTGGAGGCACCCTACGTGATATCCTTCTTGATCGTCAAGTTTTTTGGCTCTACGACACCAACTATCTGCTGATACCCATTATCGGCAGCATCATCATATTTTATATGCCTCCCTTTTTCCGTAGGATCGAAAACATCATCGACTACCTCGATGGCATTGGCCTGGCTCTCTTTGTCTCCTCGGTAAGTTCCAGTCTCAGCCAAGAGGGTTATTCCCCCAGCGTCGTTATCACCATGGGAATTATAACCGGTGTTTTTGGCGGTATGATACGGGATATCATTATGAACCGCGAACCTATCATACTGGGCAGAACATTCTATATAACCCCTGCATTTTTAGGTGCCGCCTCCTGTGCCATACTTCAGCCCAGAATTGGCAGCACCTGGGCTATCGTTATTTCATTTTTACTGATCAGCATCCTCCGCAGCCTTGCCATTAAGTATCGCTGGTACTTGCCTAATTTTCTCGTTCAAAAAGATTAG
- a CDS encoding B12-binding domain-containing radical SAM protein, with product MSSNMHIKLVAINARYTHSSPALFYIRHELEKHLNSPHISLHQFSINENYHEMVLRLGADDPDAIFISALIWNSDIVERLVEDLSSCLPRCQLVVGGPQAQIIADKVGENCTVVVGEIEGIDPAFYQALQGGSLEKRYRGHFQVVREEGLASIYRQEDFAEYLQNRQIYYETSRGCPFACSYCLSAAEVGVYHKPLSQVQEELDLILAHAPKTLRFIDRTYNDNWRRGLAIWKMLMEYDCQTLFHFEIAPDFFTEEIFDFLKTVPAGRFQFEIGIQSTNDPTLDAICRRMKTEKVRQIVSRLASYSNIHLHVDLILGLPYETRETFLRSFEDVFAMGAHYIQMGLLKMLPDTPLFQQREEFGYVASKIPPYSVYQNSWLDADAMADLYWFCECVEKFLNNRFFVSLWRYLQVTGEFVAPVFLDILHIGKEEGLFERATTQELLSSILVKWASGREDAVFLRQLLRYDWLRLGHKTFPEMLLPVGEETLLQTRDRLYRQMPDDLEGLYVKRERNRFFKRTVCWSCGPELLDFLQLGDGQYDCLCFVAEREESVHRHQRVYCL from the coding sequence ATGTCATCAAATATGCATATAAAACTTGTTGCGATTAACGCTCGTTATACCCATTCCAGTCCTGCCCTCTTTTATATTCGTCATGAGTTAGAAAAACATTTGAATTCTCCTCATATTTCTTTGCATCAGTTTTCAATTAATGAAAATTATCACGAAATGGTACTGCGTCTGGGGGCGGATGATCCAGATGCGATATTTATTTCAGCCCTTATTTGGAATAGTGATATTGTTGAGAGGTTAGTTGAGGATCTCAGCTCCTGCCTGCCTCGTTGTCAACTTGTGGTGGGTGGCCCCCAGGCCCAGATTATTGCCGATAAGGTGGGGGAAAACTGTACCGTTGTTGTTGGTGAAATTGAGGGTATTGATCCGGCCTTTTATCAGGCCCTGCAGGGTGGCTCGCTGGAGAAGAGATATCGTGGTCATTTTCAGGTGGTTCGGGAAGAGGGACTTGCCTCTATTTATCGTCAGGAAGATTTTGCAGAATATCTGCAGAATAGACAGATATATTATGAGACATCTCGTGGCTGTCCCTTTGCCTGTTCTTACTGCCTTTCTGCCGCCGAGGTTGGTGTTTATCATAAGCCCCTGTCGCAGGTGCAGGAGGAGTTGGATTTGATTCTTGCCCATGCCCCGAAGACCCTGCGTTTTATTGATCGTACCTATAATGATAACTGGCGTCGGGGACTTGCCATCTGGAAGATGCTGATGGAGTATGACTGTCAGACCCTCTTTCATTTTGAAATAGCACCGGATTTTTTCACGGAAGAGATTTTTGACTTTTTAAAAACAGTACCGGCTGGCAGGTTTCAGTTTGAAATAGGTATTCAGTCGACCAATGATCCCACCCTGGATGCCATCTGTCGTAGGATGAAAACTGAAAAGGTCCGGCAGATTGTTTCAAGACTGGCCTCCTACAGTAATATTCACCTGCATGTGGATCTTATTTTGGGGCTGCCCTATGAAACTCGGGAGACCTTTTTGCGTTCCTTTGAAGACGTATTTGCCATGGGAGCACATTACATTCAGATGGGTCTGCTTAAGATGTTGCCCGATACTCCTCTCTTTCAGCAGAGAGAAGAGTTTGGCTATGTTGCCTCAAAAATTCCGCCCTATTCGGTATACCAAAACAGCTGGCTGGACGCTGATGCCATGGCCGATCTCTACTGGTTTTGCGAGTGTGTCGAAAAGTTTTTGAACAACAGGTTTTTTGTCTCTCTTTGGCGATACCTGCAGGTCACAGGAGAGTTTGTAGCCCCTGTCTTTCTTGATATTTTGCATATCGGCAAGGAGGAGGGGCTCTTTGAGCGGGCAACAACCCAGGAATTGCTCTCTTCAATTCTGGTTAAGTGGGCAAGCGGTCGTGAGGATGCTGTTTTTCTCCGTCAACTTTTGCGCTATGACTGGTTGCGCTTGGGCCATAAAACTTTTCCTGAGATGTTGCTTCCCGTCGGAGAAGAGACCCTGCTGCAAACACGGGATCGTCTCTATCGGCAGATGCCGGATGATCTTGAGGGACTCTATGTGAAGAGAGAGAGAAATCGTTTTTTTAAGAGAACAGTTTGTTGGTCCTGCGGCCCAGAATTACTGGATTTTCTTCAGTTGGGGGATGGGCAGTATGATTGTCTCTGCTTTGTGGCAGAACGTGAGGAGAGCGTTCATCGGCATCAGCGAGTTTATTGTCTATAA
- a CDS encoding SixA phosphatase family protein: protein MKTLYLIRHGKSSWLDLEYADYDRPLSKRGKENSREMGRRLRGAGLAFDLIISSPAKRARSTTRRIAKRLGYPRKNIVFSYNLYLTDVEEYSKNCLDYLRQVDSVALVGHNGVITDFAEYLTGAGIENIPTAGVVAIELESFQDVQRQSAGRMVFFDYPKNVDSPLLVS from the coding sequence ATGAAGACTCTTTATCTTATACGACATGGAAAATCGAGTTGGTTGGATCTTGAGTATGCGGATTATGACCGTCCCCTAAGTAAGAGGGGCAAGGAGAATAGTCGTGAAATGGGGCGTCGCCTGCGTGGAGCAGGCCTGGCCTTTGATCTTATTATCTCAAGTCCTGCCAAGAGGGCCCGCTCAACTACACGCCGTATAGCAAAGCGGTTGGGTTATCCGCGAAAAAATATTGTTTTTAGCTATAACCTTTATCTTACAGATGTTGAAGAGTATAGTAAAAACTGTTTAGATTATCTTCGGCAGGTGGATTCTGTTGCCCTGGTTGGACACAATGGGGTAATCACTGACTTTGCCGAATATCTTACTGGGGCTGGGATTGAGAATATTCCTACAGCAGGTGTTGTTGCCATTGAGTTAGAAAGTTTTCAAGATGTGCAACGGCAGTCCGCTGGCAGGATGGTTTTTTTTGATTACCCTAAAAATGTGGACAGTCCCCTTCTTGTTTCCTGA